CCCCGGTCCGCCCGGTCCGCCCACGCCGCCCCCCGGCCCCCCGTCGCCGCCGTCACAGGGCATGGGGCCGCGCTGGCTGTGGGCGCTCGGCGGTGCGGTGCTCGCCTCGGTCACCTGGGCGGCGACCTTGATGGCGACGGGTACGCCGGCCGACGACAAGGGATCCGGCCGGACCTCGGCCTCAGCTCCGGCCTCACACCCGGATTTCCGGGGCTACCGCTTCCACCGCAACATGTGCGAGGCGGCGGAAATCACGTCGTTCCGTGCGAAGTACGAGATATCCGAGCGGTCGGGTAGATACCCGGACGCCGGCTATTCCTCGCGGCAGAAGGGGCTGGACGTCAGCGACTGCTCGCGCACGCTCGGCAAAGCGGCACGCACTCCCGCGGTCGCGGCGCTGGCCGCTTCCGCGACCTGGCACAAACGGTCGGACCCGAGCCGGGAGTTCGCCTCCGAGCAGCGCACTTGGGAGGACCAGGACACCGGCCCCTACGACTACACGGTCACACCGGTCGGGGGTTTCGGCGACGAGGCGTATCTCGTACGGGAGAAGCGGGAATCGACGCTGGGCAGCGCGACACTGGCCGTACGCGCGGGCTGGATGACGTACGAGATGCGGTGGAGCTGGGTCGGCAGCGGACCGGACGAGAAGATCAAGCCTCCGACGCCGGCAGCCGTGGTCCGGATGCTCAAGACGGACACCCGCGCGACGCTGGCCGCGCTGAAGAAGCCGGATTCCAAGGCGCCCCCGGCCCGCGATCCCAGCGCGTGACCGGGGCCGGCTCGTGAGGAGGGTTGGCGAGTGATGGGGCCCGGCGCATGAGTGGGGCCCGGCGATGGCTCGCCGGTCAGCGCTGGATGTGCCGTTCGATCCAGGCGACAGCGAAGCGGACGAGGTCCGGCGCCTCGAACAGATGGCTTTCGGCGGCACCGACCGTGCCGCGTATGCCGATTCCCGCCGCGAGCGCCTCGCGGGCGATGGCGGTGAACGGCCACTCGCCCTCTGGCACGGGCGCCAGGGTGTAGTCGAACGCCTCGTCCTCCGTGTCGACGTCCCAGTAGCGCTGCCACACCCGTCGGCCCTCCGCGTCCAGGACGGGTACCTCGTAGCTGAGGTACCGCTTGCCGGGGGCGTTGGCCAAGGATTCGGCGTGGTGCAGCACCGTGAGGGTGTCCAGCGGTGCGCCCAGCAGCAGGACCCGGCCACCGGCGGCGACCAGCCGGCCCAGGGCGCCCTTCGGCCCGTACGGGTCGTCCCAGGGCACCTCGCCGACCAGCGCCTCGGCCCGCGTGCCGAGCGCCACGAAGCTGTCGGGGTGCCTGGTGCGCAGCGCACCGGGGGTGTGGCGCAACGCCTCGGGAAGCCGCCCGTTGTCGTGCGTGCCCTCGCTCAGCTCCGGGTCGAAGGCGGGGTGTTCGGCGCGCACCGCCTCCCGCCAGGGCTCGGGCCAGTCCACGAAGTCCACGGGCGGCGCGTCGTTCCAGCCGCTGTAGGCCAGCAGTGTGCCGCTCTCGCCGAGGGCTTCGCGGAGCGCCGCGATGACGGTGAGGGGGCCGCCGGGCACGTAACCGAGCGCCGAGAGGCGGGTGTGGAACATGACGGTGTCACCGCGGGTGAGGCCCAGCGCGGTCAATTCCCGTACGAGGCGGGAGCGGGTGACGAGTCCGTCGGAGAGGGCGAGCAGCGCCCGTTCGTCCATGCGTACGGCCTCCGGATCGGTCGGCTCGGCCAGGCTCGCCGGGTGCGACTCGGCCGGTTCCCCGGCGCGCGCCGGAGCCGGCCGGGCGCCGTGAACGGATCGTGAGCCTACGTGGCCGGACGCCGGATACGCACCGGTTTTCCCCGGTCCTTGGCAGCCGGCGCCCGCCACACCCGGGGCCCGCCACACCCGTCACCCGGCGCCCAGCGCCCAGCACCCGTCACCCAGCACCCGTCACCCGGCGCCCAGCGCCCAGCACCCGTCACCCAGCACCCGTCACCCGGCGCCCAGCGCCCAGCACCCGTCACCCAGCACCCGTCACTCGGCGCCCAGCATCCGGACACACACCGCCCGGCGGAGGAACTCGCCGCCTACCGGAGGACCTTGGCGGAGGAGGGCCGCTCGGCGGGGGGCTCGGCCGCGCTGTCCGCACCGCCCTTGGTCCGCTTCGGCCAGATCGTGTAGCTCATCGCGATGATGACGGCGATCACGCAGACACCGCCCATGCGGGTCTGCCACTCGTGCAGGGGTTCGGTCTGACCGGGGTCGCCGACGTACCAGACCGCGAGCTGGAGCAGCCCGGCGGCGATGGCGGCCCCGCCGATCGCGCGTGCCGACATCTTCCACTCGTGCCATGCGCGCGCCATTCCGTAGCGCGGGGGCTTGGCCGGGCGCGGGCCGCCGCCGAGGCGGTGGGCGGCGTGGCCGTCGGCCCACTTGATCATGTAGTGCCCGTGGGTGGCGGTGAAGCCGACGTAGACGGCGGCCATCCCGTGCTTCCAGTCCGGCTCGGCGCCGTTCTTCAGGTCGATGGCCGTCACCACGAGCAGCACGACCTCCACCAGGGGCTCGCACAGCAGCACGACGGCGCCCGTGCGGGGCATCCGCGCGAGATAGCGCAGCGCGAGCCCCCCGGCGAGCAGCACCCAGAAGGCTGCCTCGGAGATGATGATCAGCGTCACGATCATGGTGAGCGCCCCCTGGTTCTTCCGGTGTCGGTATCCGCCGCTGATCAGCGTCCGGCCTCGGTCGAGCGATGTCCGGTGCGGATCAGGCATCTACAGCGTCACCCGTGAGAGACCCCTCGCACGTCGTCGCACGTGACGATCCCCGGCGCGGCCCACTGCATCGAAGGATGCAGTCGCTCCCTCCCCCGTTCGACCGGGCGAAGGACGATCACCGCACCGGCAGCCGCCTAGTCTGACCACGTCGTACCGCCCGCCCGTTGGGCGCGAGCCGCAGGGGCACGCGCGGGTCCGGGCACGAGGATGGGGCCATGACCGCAGCCGCAGCCGTACGCGCGCTCCGCGCGTACCGCCCGCACCGCGACGACGCGCTGATCGCGCTCGCCGGTGCGGCGGGTGGCCTGCTGCTGTGGTCGTTCGGCCTCACCAGCGCCCCTGCCCTGGAGCGCGGCCCGCGCTGGCTGGTGCTGGTGCCGCTGGCGGCGATGTGCCTGGCGGCGCTCGGGCGCCGTACGTCGCAGCCGTACGCGCTGATACTCGGCATCCTGGCGGAGGTCGCCGACCTGCTGGTGGGCTCGCTGCTGGCGACGCTGGGGCTGTTCACGGACGTGCTGTACGCCGCCGTGCTCTACGGCTCGGCCCGGCTCTCACGGGTGGTGCTGCGCGGCTCGGTGGTCTTCACCATCGTCGTCTCGGCCGGTCTGCTGGCCGCCTTCCAGCGGGCCGACATGCTGCTGATCGCCGGGGCCTGCGGCGCTGTCGTCCTCTTTCCCGCCTGGACCGGTGTCATCATCCGCGATCACCGGGACGAGGCGGCCACCGAGCGGCTGCGGGCCGAACAGACCGCGCTGCTGGCCGAGATGGACCGCACCCAGGCGATCAACGCCGAGCGCTCCCGCATGGCCCGCGAGCTGCACGACGTGGTCGCCAACCACCTCTCGGCGATCGCCATCCACTCCACGGCGGCGCTCTCCTTCCAGAAGGCCGCACCGGAGACCGCAGGCGGGCCCGACGGGCCCGATGGGCTCCACCGAGCCGAAGGCCCCGACGCGACGGGCGACGCCACCAGGGAAGCGCTCGGCGTCATCCGCGAGAACAGCGTGCAGGGCCTCGCCGAGATGCGCCGTCTCATCGGTCTGCTGCGCGACGCCGAGGGCGCGGACGAGCCCGCCACCACCCCCTCCCTCGACGGCCTGGAGGCCCTCCTGGAGCGGGCCCGCGCCGCGGCGGGCGACGGCCGTACCTTCACTCTCCGGGACCGGCGCGCCAAGGCCGGCAGGCTGCCCGCACCCGTGGAGCTGGCGGCCTACCGCGTCATCCAGGAGGCGGTCACCAACGCGCTCAAGCACGCCTCACCCGGACCGGTCACCGTCGAACTCGACCGTACGGACGCGCTGTACCTGAAGGTCACCAGCCCCCTGGACCCGGCCCTCACCGGCAAGGGCGGCGACGGCGATCCCCGCGCCCCGGGAGCCGGCGCGGGGCTCATCGGCATGCGCGAACGGGTCGAACTGCTGCACGGCGAGCTGGCGGCGGGCCCCATGACGGAGTCCACGTCGCAGGCCGCGGCGGAAGCCACAACGGGCGCCGACGAGGGCCCGGCGACCGGCCCCGGCGGCAACCACCTCTGGGAGGTGCGAGCCGTACTGCCCGCCCCCGAGGAGACACCCGAGAGGATCCAGCAGCAGTGAGACCGTCCAACATCGCAGGCCATCAGCACAGGGAGGGGACCCAGTGACGGACTCCGGCGCCGAACACACCGAACGCTCCGCGGTCATCCGCGTCCTGGTCGCCGAGGACCAGCAGTCCGTACGTGCCGGTCTCGTCCTCATCCTCCGCAACGCGCCGGGAATCCAGGTCGTCGGCGAGGCGGGCGACGGCGAGGAGGCGGTGCGGCTCGCGGGCGAACTCTCCCCAGACGTCGTACTGATGGACGTCCAGATGCCCCGCCTCGACGGGGTGACCGCCACCCGCCGCATCACCGGTGACGAGCTGGCCGATGTGCTGGTGCTGACCACCTTCGACCTGGACGAGTACGTCTTCGGGGCGCTGCGTGCCGGCGCCTCGGGATTCCTGCTCAAGGACAGCGAGGCCGCCGCCGTGGTGGAGGCGGTGCGTACGGTCGCCCGGGGCGAGGGCATGATCGCCCCCGCCGTCACCCGCCGCTTGATCGCCGAGTTCGCCTCGGGTGCCCAGGGTTTCGCACGCCCGTCGGCCGAGGCGCCGCCCGGCCTCGACGACCTGACGCGCAGGGAGCGCGAGGTGCTCGGCTGCCTGGGTGAGGGACTGTCCAACGCCGATGTCGCCCGCCGCCTCAGCATGGCGGAGGCCACCGTCAAGACCCACGTCAGCAGGCTCCTCGCCAAGCTGGAGCTGCGGAGCAGGACCCAGGCCGCCGTACTGGCCCAGGAGTTGGGCATCCCAGCGCCCTGAACCACGTCCCGATCCACGCCTCCAGCGGGTCCCGATCCGTCACACCTCCAACGGGTCCCGATCCGCCACAGGCCAACTCACAATCCACCACAGACCGGCCCCTGACCAGCGGCGAACCGGGGGCCCCTGCCGCGGCCCCCTCCCCCGAGCGGACAATTGAGCGAGTCTCGTACGCCGCAGAGGGGTCTCGTACACCGCACAGGGGGAGGTCAGCCGTGTCCGGCGTGATCACCGGCTTCGCCGTCATCGCCGCCGTCATCGGCACCGGCTACGTTCTCGGCCGCTATCGCCTGCTCGGCGACAACGGCCGCGAGGTACTGACGAAGCTCGCGTTCCATGTCGCCAGCCCCGCGCTGATGTTCGAGACCCTCGCACAGGCGGACCTGTCGCTGCTGGTCTCCGCGCCGCTGGCCATCACCGCGCTGTGCACCTTCGCCATGGCCGGCCTCTACGCCGCCGTGGGCGCGCTCCGCCGCTGGCCCCTGGGGCGGACGACGGTGGGCGCGCTGTGTGCCAGCTATGTGAACGCCGGAAACCTCGGCATCCCCGTCGCCGCCTATGTGCTGGGCGACGCCTCGCTCGTCGCCCCGGTGCTGCTCTTCCAGCTGCTGCTGATGACGCCCATCGGCCTGGCCGTTCTCGACGTCTCGGCCTCCGGCGGGGGCGGCAGCGTGCTGCGCCGCGTCACCAGCCCCTTCCGCAACCCGATCGTGCTGGGCTCCCTCAGCGGGGTGGCCGTGGCGGCGACCGGCCGCGAATTGCCCGACCCCGTCATGGAGCCCTTCCAGCTGATCGGCGCGATGTCGGTGCCTGCGGTGCTGCTCGCCTTCGGCATATCGCTGTACGGGAGCGCGCTGCCGGGGCGCGGGAGCGACCGGGGGCCGATGCTGCTGTCCGTCGCGCTCAAGGCCGTCGGCCAGCCGGCCACCGCGTGGCTCCTGGGCACGGCCCTGTTCGGGCTGCACGGCCGGGCCCTGTTCGCGGTGGTCGTCACCGCCGCCCTGCCCTCGGCCCAGAACCTCTTCACCTACGCCAGCCGCTACAACGTGGCCACCCGCCTGGCCCGCGAGTCCATCCTGCTCTCGACGATCCTCTCGGTGCCCATGCTGGTAGTGATCGCGGCGCTGCTCGGCTGAAGGCCGGGCGGGCACAGCGCGCCAGGGACCGGTCGGAAACAACCAGGGACAGCCAGGAACAGCCAGAGATCGCCGGCCGCAGGCCGCCTCGCCTCATCAGGCCACGTTCACGCGCTGCCCGGGAGGCGCCGCCTCCAGCCAGGCCAGAAAGCCCGTCAGGGCGTCCTCGCTGAGCGCCAGCTCCACCCGCGTGTGCTCCGGCCCGACGGCGCAGGCCAGCACGATGGCGTCCGAGAGGAGCGCCTGCTCCTCCTCGCCGAGAGGCGACCTGCGCTCAAGAACGTCAATGGCCCCGCGCACAAGATGGCGGCGGGGCCTGGGGGCATAGGAGAAGACGCGGAACCACTCGATCCGGTCACCGTTGTAGCGGGCGATTCCATAGGCCCACCCTTTGCCGGAGGGCTCCTCCGCCTCCTGCTGGGACACCTCCCACCGCAGGTTGCAGTCGAACGTTCCTCCGGAGCGCTGGATGAGCCGCCTGCGTACCCCGAAGGCGAAGAGCCCCGCCAACACCAGCAGGACGACCGCGCCGCACAGCAACAGAGCGAGGACCATCTTCACCGACCTCCTCGCTTACTCCGGGACCCCGAAACCCGCGGGTCGCTCAACCGCTTCTGTATGGCGTCAGCCGCGGACGGCCCCGGAGAATTCCGGAACCACCCGCGGCTGAGTGTCGTCGTGACGCGACAGTGACGACGCGACAAACGTCAGCGAACGGCCGTCACCGCTCGCAGCCGGACATCGGCACGCAACTCCGCGTCGGCGTCCGCCTGGGACTTGGCCTGTTCCAGCGCGCGCTCCGCCCGCTCGACATCGATCTCGTCGGTCAGCTCCGCGACCTCGGCCAGCAAGGAGAGCTGGTTTTCGGCGAAGGAGATGAAACCGCCGTGCACTGCGGCGACGACGGTGCCGTCGCCGCTCTCACCTGTCGTGCGGATGGTGACGGGGCCGGACTCCAGCACACCGAGCAGCGGCTGGTGGCCGGGCATGACGCCGATATCACCCGAGGTGGTGCGCGCGACGACCAGGCTGGCCTTGCCCGACCAGACCTTACGGTCGGCGGCGACCAACTCGACGTGCAGCTCAGCCACTGTGGCTCCTCAGACTGGGATGGGGAAAGGATAAGGGGTGCGGCGCGGGGGCAGGTACTCACACCCGCCCCCGCAGCGGAGCACAGCCCGCGCACGGCCGCGCACCACGGCGCGCTGAGGCGCGCGGGTGCACGGCTGTGCGCGGAAGGGCGTCAGGAGACGCCCAGCTCCTTCGCCTTGGCCTTGAGGTCGTCAAGGCCACCGCACATGAAGAACGCCTGCTCCGGGAAGTGGTCGTACTCACCGTCGGCGATCGCGTTGAAGGCCGTGATCGACTCGTCCAGCGGGACGTCGGATCCGTCGAGGCCGGTGAACTGCTTCGCCGCGTGGGTGTTCTGCGACAGGAAGCGCTCGATACGGCGCGCACGGCTGACGGTGAGCTTGTCCTCCTCGGACAGCTCGTCGATACCGAGGATCGAGATGATGTCCTGGAGATCCTTGTACTTCTGCAGGATCCCCTTGACGCGCTCCGCGCAGTCGTAGTGCTCCTGCGAGACGAAGCGGGGGTCCAGGATCCGGGACGTCGAGTCCAGCGGGTCGACCGCCGGGTAGATGCCCTTCTCGGAGATCGGCCGGGACAGGGTCGTGGTCGCGTCGAGGTGGGCGAACACGTTGGCCGGGGCCGGGTCGGTGAGGTCGTCCGCGGGGACGTAGATCGCCTGCATCGAGGTGATCGAGTTACCGCGGGTCGAGGTGATGCGCTCCTGGAGCACACCCATCTCGTCCGCCAGGTTCGGCTGGTAGCCCACCGCGGAGGGCATGCGGCCGAGCAGGGTGGAGACCTCGGAGCCGGCCTGGGTGAAGCGGAAGATGTTGTCGATGAAGAACAGCACGTCCTGGTTCTGCACATCGCGGAAGTACTCCGCCATGGTCAGACCGGCCAGCGCGACCCGGAGACGGGTGCCCGGCGGCTCGTCCATCTGACCGAAGACCAGCGCGGTCTGCGGCAGCACGCCGGACTCGGCCATCTCCTCGATCAGGTCGTTGCCCTCACGGGTGCGCTCGCCGACACCGGCGAACACGGAAACGCCCTCGTGCAGCTTGGCCACACGCATGATCATTTCCTGGATGAGCACCGTCTTGCCGACGCCGGCGCCGCCGAACAGGCCGATCTTGCCGCCCTTGACGTACGGGGTCAGCAGGTCGACGACCTTCAGGCCGGTCTCGAACATCTCGGTCTTGGACTCGAGCTGGTCGAAGGCGGGGGCCTTGCGGTGGATGGACCACCGCTCGGTGATCTCCGACTCGGCCTCCGGCTCGTTCAGGATCTTGCCCAGGGTGTTGAACACCCGGCCCTTGGTGACGTCGCCGACCGGCACGGTGATGCTCTCGCCGGTGTCGGTCACCACGGCCTGGCGGACCAGACCGTCGGTGGGCTCCATCGAGATCGCCTTGACGAGGCCCTCGCCCAGGTGCTGCGCGACCTCCAGCGTGAGGGTCTTCTTCTTGCCCTCTTGTGCCGGGTCGGCGACCTCGACGTGCAGGGCGTTGTAGATCTCCGGCATGGCGTCGACGGGGAACTCCACGTCGACGACCGGGCCGATGACCCGGGCTACGCGGCCCGTCGCAGCGGCCGTCTCAACTGTGGTGGTCATGGTTAGCGGTCACTCCCCGCGTTAGCGTCAGCCAGCGCGCTCGCCCCACCGACGATCTCGCTGATTTCCTGGGTGATGTCGGCCTGGCGGGCCGCGTTGGCAAGCCGCGTCAGCGACTTGATCAGATCTTCGGCGTTGTCGGTCGCCGACTTCATCGCCCGGCGCGTGGCAGCGTGCTTGGAGGCCGCCGCCTGGAGCAGGGCGTTGTAGATCCGGGATTCGACATAGCGCGGCAGCAGCGCGTCCAGCACGTCCTCGGCCGACGGCTCGAAGTCGTACAGCGGCATGATCGCGGAGCCGGACTTCGCCGTCTCCACGTCCGCCTCCTGGGCGTCCTTCCCGAAGCTCAGCGGCAGCATCCGGTTGTCCACCGGGGTCTGCGTGATCATCGAGATGAACTCGGTGTAGACGATGTGCAGCTCATCCACACCGCCCTCGCCGGTCTCCGCCGTGATCGCGTCGATCAGCGGCGCGGCGACGGCCTTGGCATCCCCGTAGGTCGGGTTGTCCGTGAAGCCGGACCACGACTTCTCGACCGGCCGGCCGCGGAAGCCGTAGTAGGACACGCCCTTGGAGCCGACGATGAAGCTGACGATCTCCTTGCCCTCGTCGGTCAGCCGCTTGTTGAGCCGCTCCGCCGCCTTGATGGCGTTGGAGTTGTAGCCGCCCGCCAGACCCCGGTCGCTCGTGATGAGCAGCACGGCAGCCCGCGTGGGACGCTCCGCCTCGGTGGTCAGCGGGTGCTTGGTGTCGGAACCCTGCGCGACGGCGGTGACCGCACGGGTCAGCTCCGTCGCGTACGGCTCGGAGGCCGCCACCCTGCGCTGCGCCTTGACGATGCGCGAGGCGGCGATCATCTCCATCGCCCGGGTGATCTTCTTGGTCGCAGTGACGGACTTGATCCGCCGCTTGTAGACCCTGAGCTGGGCACCCATGCTCAGCCCTCGCCCAGGAGCTTGCCGTCCGAGGTCTCGAACTGGGTCTTGAACGCCTCGACCGCTTCACCGAGGGTCTGGACGGTGTCGTCCGACATCTTCGCGCCCTCGCGGATGCTGGTCAGCAGGCCCTGGTTCTCGCGGTGCATGTAGTCCAGCAGCTCGCGCTCGAAGCGGCGGACGTCCTCGACCGGGACATCGTCCATCTTGCCGTTGGTGCCGGACCACACGGACACGACCTGGTCCTCGGTGGCGAACGGCGCGTACTGCGACTGCTTGAGCAGCTCGACCATCCGCTTGCCGCGCTCCAGCGCGCCCTTGGAGGCGTCGTCCAGGTCGGAGCCGAAGGCGGCGAACGCCTCCAGCTCGCGGTACTGCGCCAGGTCCACCCGGAGCGAACCGGTGATCTGCCGGATCGCCCTGTGCTGGGCCGAGCCACCGACACGGGAGACGGAGATACCGACGTTCAGCGCCGGCCGCTGGCCCGCGTTGAACAGGTCCGACTCCAAGAAGCACTGGCCGTCGGTGATGGAGATGACGTTGGTCGGAATGAACGCCGACACGTCGTTCGCCTTGGTCTCGACGATCGGCAGGCCCGTCATC
This sequence is a window from Streptomyces sp. NBC_01775. Protein-coding genes within it:
- the aac(3) gene encoding aminoglycoside 3-N-acetyltransferase; this encodes MDERALLALSDGLVTRSRLVRELTALGLTRGDTVMFHTRLSALGYVPGGPLTVIAALREALGESGTLLAYSGWNDAPPVDFVDWPEPWREAVRAEHPAFDPELSEGTHDNGRLPEALRHTPGALRTRHPDSFVALGTRAEALVGEVPWDDPYGPKGALGRLVAAGGRVLLLGAPLDTLTVLHHAESLANAPGKRYLSYEVPVLDAEGRRVWQRYWDVDTEDEAFDYTLAPVPEGEWPFTAIAREALAAGIGIRGTVGAAESHLFEAPDLVRFAVAWIERHIQR
- the atpD gene encoding F0F1 ATP synthase subunit beta, which codes for MTTTVETAAATGRVARVIGPVVDVEFPVDAMPEIYNALHVEVADPAQEGKKKTLTLEVAQHLGEGLVKAISMEPTDGLVRQAVVTDTGESITVPVGDVTKGRVFNTLGKILNEPEAESEITERWSIHRKAPAFDQLESKTEMFETGLKVVDLLTPYVKGGKIGLFGGAGVGKTVLIQEMIMRVAKLHEGVSVFAGVGERTREGNDLIEEMAESGVLPQTALVFGQMDEPPGTRLRVALAGLTMAEYFRDVQNQDVLFFIDNIFRFTQAGSEVSTLLGRMPSAVGYQPNLADEMGVLQERITSTRGNSITSMQAIYVPADDLTDPAPANVFAHLDATTTLSRPISEKGIYPAVDPLDSTSRILDPRFVSQEHYDCAERVKGILQKYKDLQDIISILGIDELSEEDKLTVSRARRIERFLSQNTHAAKQFTGLDGSDVPLDESITAFNAIADGEYDHFPEQAFFMCGGLDDLKAKAKELGVS
- a CDS encoding DUF2550 domain-containing protein, with protein sequence MVLALLLCGAVVLLVLAGLFAFGVRRRLIQRSGGTFDCNLRWEVSQQEAEEPSGKGWAYGIARYNGDRIEWFRVFSYAPRPRRHLVRGAIDVLERRSPLGEEEQALLSDAIVLACAVGPEHTRVELALSEDALTGFLAWLEAAPPGQRVNVA
- a CDS encoding response regulator transcription factor; this translates as MTDSGAEHTERSAVIRVLVAEDQQSVRAGLVLILRNAPGIQVVGEAGDGEEAVRLAGELSPDVVLMDVQMPRLDGVTATRRITGDELADVLVLTTFDLDEYVFGALRAGASGFLLKDSEAAAVVEAVRTVARGEGMIAPAVTRRLIAEFASGAQGFARPSAEAPPGLDDLTRREREVLGCLGEGLSNADVARRLSMAEATVKTHVSRLLAKLELRSRTQAAVLAQELGIPAP
- a CDS encoding AEC family transporter is translated as MSGVITGFAVIAAVIGTGYVLGRYRLLGDNGREVLTKLAFHVASPALMFETLAQADLSLLVSAPLAITALCTFAMAGLYAAVGALRRWPLGRTTVGALCASYVNAGNLGIPVAAYVLGDASLVAPVLLFQLLLMTPIGLAVLDVSASGGGGSVLRRVTSPFRNPIVLGSLSGVAVAATGRELPDPVMEPFQLIGAMSVPAVLLAFGISLYGSALPGRGSDRGPMLLSVALKAVGQPATAWLLGTALFGLHGRALFAVVVTAALPSAQNLFTYASRYNVATRLARESILLSTILSVPMLVVIAALLG
- a CDS encoding F0F1 ATP synthase subunit gamma, with the protein product MGAQLRVYKRRIKSVTATKKITRAMEMIAASRIVKAQRRVAASEPYATELTRAVTAVAQGSDTKHPLTTEAERPTRAAVLLITSDRGLAGGYNSNAIKAAERLNKRLTDEGKEIVSFIVGSKGVSYYGFRGRPVEKSWSGFTDNPTYGDAKAVAAPLIDAITAETGEGGVDELHIVYTEFISMITQTPVDNRMLPLSFGKDAQEADVETAKSGSAIMPLYDFEPSAEDVLDALLPRYVESRIYNALLQAAASKHAATRRAMKSATDNAEDLIKSLTRLANAARQADITQEISEIVGGASALADANAGSDR
- a CDS encoding F0F1 ATP synthase subunit epsilon, which codes for MAELHVELVAADRKVWSGKASLVVARTTSGDIGVMPGHQPLLGVLESGPVTIRTTGESGDGTVVAAVHGGFISFAENQLSLLAEVAELTDEIDVERAERALEQAKSQADADAELRADVRLRAVTAVR
- a CDS encoding sensor histidine kinase; amino-acid sequence: MTAAAAVRALRAYRPHRDDALIALAGAAGGLLLWSFGLTSAPALERGPRWLVLVPLAAMCLAALGRRTSQPYALILGILAEVADLLVGSLLATLGLFTDVLYAAVLYGSARLSRVVLRGSVVFTIVVSAGLLAAFQRADMLLIAGACGAVVLFPAWTGVIIRDHRDEAATERLRAEQTALLAEMDRTQAINAERSRMARELHDVVANHLSAIAIHSTAALSFQKAAPETAGGPDGPDGLHRAEGPDATGDATREALGVIRENSVQGLAEMRRLIGLLRDAEGADEPATTPSLDGLEALLERARAAAGDGRTFTLRDRRAKAGRLPAPVELAAYRVIQEAVTNALKHASPGPVTVELDRTDALYLKVTSPLDPALTGKGGDGDPRAPGAGAGLIGMRERVELLHGELAAGPMTESTSQAAAEATTGADEGPATGPGGNHLWEVRAVLPAPEETPERIQQQ